Below is a window of Acidobacteriota bacterium DNA.
ACTCGGCCAGCATCCCGACGGAAAAGGAGGAGTCTCCCGCAATATCCTGGCCGCAGGAGAGGGCCTTGGCGGTCCGGCGCACGTCCCCGAAGGCCAGCCTGATCAGGGGAAGATGGTCCGGGGCCCCCTCCACGGGGGACCACAGCCAGTCTCGTGCGCAGGCCTCGAGAAGGCGCTCGGTGGCGCCCGCCGACCGGGGAAGCCAGTAAAGCCCTGGAGCGATTCCCATCACGCGATGGACGAAGACCAGGAGGTGAATGCGGGGCCTGAAGGGCAAGGCGTCGAATGGCGGAACGCCGGGGCGGACCAGGAGGGCGTCCAGGACCCGGAAGAAGCCCTCCCTGGAGAGCGCGGTGACCCCGTCGAAGGCCACGGCGCTCCGCCGGGTCCGGATCAGGTGCCCGGCGAGTTGATCCCGGTTCGCGAAGCCCAGCGGCGGGAGCGTAGTTTCCAAGGAATCCGTCTCCTCCGATTCTTGAGTCGGCGGCTTTCTCCCCGCGGCGGCGGCGGACTCCAGAGCCGCCCACTCCCTTCGGGCGGGGCTGAGGACGTTGGCCCTTCCGCTCCAGGCGCACTGAGAAACCGCATCGAGAAGGGAGTCCCGCGCCCCTGGCGGCACGCCGCCGACGCCTACCCACGCCAGCCAGTCGGGCTGTTCCCGTTCTGCGCCCGGGAAGTCGGACCCTCGGTCCAGGCCGAGAAGGGTCTCGATTTCCCCATCCCCCCAATCGGGCAGGAGCCGCAAACGCCAACCCAGGCAAGCGGCCGCATAGCGGAGAGCCGCCAGGGCGTGGCCGGCGTCGTGCTGGCTGTACCGATAGGCCCGGATTCCGTACTTCCAGGCCTCCCTCCAGTGAATGGACGATAGCCCCACGAGGAACCCGCCCTCGCCGAAAGCGGCCCTCCAGGAACGGACGTCTTCAGGCGCGGCCCTCCGCTCCAGGCTGTGGTCCAGGCTGAGGTAATGGTAGATCCCCGGGAGCAGGTCCCCGCTCCCCGGCCAGACCACGTATCCCTCGGAGGGGTGCAGGTTCCCGCTCGACGGGTTGCACCTCAGGGACCAGCGCGACCGGCCCAAGGCCTTCCACGCCGAAAGGGCCAGGGAGTGCTCCAGAAAGGCCCCGAGGCTCGAAAGCCCCCAGGGGGCCGCCGGCTCGGAGGAGCCCGAGTGAATGTCTCCAAAACCCGGCCGCCCGCGCAGTCCGCCCAAGGGAAGCCTCGTGGAGGGAGCCCCAGTGAAGGTCCGGAAGGGGTCGGGTTGGGAGGCCCAATCGAGGTAACCCGGCCCATCCGCGTAGCTGTCCGGCCGGTGCTTGCTGGCCTCGTGATAGGCCTGGATGGTCATCCGGCGGCCCCCCTTTTCTCCACGCCGTTCAACCCCGCGCGGCCCGCGGGGATTCCCCGCCCTTCCGTCCGCTCACGAGGAACAGGCCCATGGAGATGAGTCCGAAACCCACGGCCTCCCGCCATCCCAGGCGCTCCCCCAGAAAGGGGACGGCCAGGAGGGCCGCCGCCAGCGGCTGAAGGGTCGTGTAGGCCGCCACAAGGGCGGGCGAGGACCGGCCGAGGGCCCACGTGTTGAGGGCGTAATTGACCCCCGTGGGGATCACGGCGATGTACAGGATGCCAAGAATTACGCCCGGGGCCAGACCGGCCGGAGACGCCCCGGCCAGGGCGGGGAGGCCCGGAACCAGGACTCCCAGGCCCCCGAAGAGAAAGGCCCAGGCCACCACCGTCAGGGGGTGCAGGCGCTCGAGCATGGGCCGTTGCAGGACGAGGTAGAAGGCGTAGCACAGGCAGTTGACGAGGAGCATCAGGTTCCCCGCCAGAGCGCCCCTCCCGAAGTCGGCTCCCCTCCAGTCGAGGAGGACCAGGGCCCCGCCCACCGTCAGGAGGACCCCCGCCCACCGGCCGGAGGAGAGCCGCTCGCGCCCGGAGAGGGCGAGGACGAGCGCCACGAAGACCGGAATGGAGGGCATGAGGATGGCCGCGTTGGTGGCCGAGGTGATCTTCAGTCCGTAGATGTAGAGCACCTGGTTCAGGAAGACGCCCAGAAGCCC
It encodes the following:
- a CDS encoding DMT family transporter, coding for MGDRVDLRLHAALLFVQVTFGAFHVVGKFVLGSVEPMAVAATRILISTPLLLLLAHRVDPRIPSRTDLGRLAVLGLLGVFLNQVLYIYGLKITSATNAAILMPSIPVFVALVLALSGRERLSSGRWAGVLLTVGGALVLLDWRGADFGRGALAGNLMLLVNCLCYAFYLVLQRPMLERLHPLTVVAWAFLFGGLGVLVPGLPALAGASPAGLAPGVILGILYIAVIPTGVNYALNTWALGRSSPALVAAYTTLQPLAAALLAVPFLGERLGWREAVGFGLISMGLFLVSGRKGGESPRAARG
- a CDS encoding SagB/ThcOx family dehydrogenase; protein product: MTIQAYHEASKHRPDSYADGPGYLDWASQPDPFRTFTGAPSTRLPLGGLRGRPGFGDIHSGSSEPAAPWGLSSLGAFLEHSLALSAWKALGRSRWSLRCNPSSGNLHPSEGYVVWPGSGDLLPGIYHYLSLDHSLERRAAPEDVRSWRAAFGEGGFLVGLSSIHWREAWKYGIRAYRYSQHDAGHALAALRYAAACLGWRLRLLPDWGDGEIETLLGLDRGSDFPGAEREQPDWLAWVGVGGVPPGARDSLLDAVSQCAWSGRANVLSPARREWAALESAAAAGRKPPTQESEETDSLETTLPPLGFANRDQLAGHLIRTRRSAVAFDGVTALSREGFFRVLDALLVRPGVPPFDALPFRPRIHLLVFVHRVMGIAPGLYWLPRSAGATERLLEACARDWLWSPVEGAPDHLPLIRLAFGDVRRTAKALSCGQDIAGDSSFSVGMLAEYGETLALGSWWYRRLFWEAGAVGQALYLWAEAEGLRGTGIGCFFDDEVHELIGLRGNAFQSLYHFTVGGAVEDGRLTTQEPYAHLETGAREAP